In the genome of Salinigranum halophilum, the window GTCGAGGTCAACGCCGGACTGGAGGCGGGCGGCATCGGCCTCGAACCGCAGATCGAGGACGGCATGGGGATGCACAACGTCTACGAGATCGCCCACGCCTCACCCCGACTGGACTCCGTCATCTTCGGCCCCGGCGACTACTCGGCGGCGATGGGAACGCCCGGCCTCGACATCGGCCAGTTCCCCGACTACCCCGGTCACTACTGGCACTTCGCGCTGTCGTACATCAACGCCGCGGCCAAGAGCGCGGGACTGCCCTGCATCGACGGCCCGTACGCCGACATCGAAGACGAAGCGGGCTTCCGCGAGTCGGCCTCGAACGCGAACATGATCGGCTGTGACGGCAAGTGGGCCATCCACCCCTCACAGATCGAGATCGCCAACGAGGTGTTCGCGCCCGACCCGGCGGTCGCAGAACGCGCCGAACGCATCGTCACCGCCTACGAGGAGGCGATGGCCGAGGGGAAGGGTGCGGTGAAGGTCGACGGTCAGATGGTCGACGAGGCGACGAACAAGATGGCCCAGGAGATCGTCGCCACCGCACGGGCGGCCGGT includes:
- a CDS encoding HpcH/HpaI aldolase/citrate lyase family protein, producing the protein MTDTTDVTLRRTQLATPASDTKMMHSAAGSDADEVFLDLEDSVAPNAKADARDPLVTALTEEDWSDKVVSFRMNGLDTRWWYEDLIHVVSEAGEYLDDIIVPKVKRASDIHTVETLLEQVEVNAGLEAGGIGLEPQIEDGMGMHNVYEIAHASPRLDSVIFGPGDYSAAMGTPGLDIGQFPDYPGHYWHFALSYINAAAKSAGLPCIDGPYADIEDEAGFRESASNANMIGCDGKWAIHPSQIEIANEVFAPDPAVAERAERIVTAYEEAMAEGKGAVKVDGQMVDEATNKMAQEIVATARAAGIL